The following DNA comes from Castanea sativa cultivar Marrone di Chiusa Pesio chromosome 10, ASM4071231v1.
TGGTAGGTAATGAATCTCTGCCTCGTGCAATGACTTGTTCACGTAGTAAACTGGTCTCTGCACACCATTATCAACCCGTACTAGCACCAAAATAACAACATGGGGAGCCACAAcaatataagcaaaaaaaaaacctcatcctCCTTGGGCCTGGACATAACAGGTGGTCGAGAAAgatatttcttaatttgttgAAAGGCCAAAACACATTCCTCTGTCCATTCAAATctcttccacttattcaacaactagaagaaaggcctgcatctgtccgcggaccgagagaTGAATCGGTTCAAGGCAGCAGTCATTCCCgttaatttctgaacttctttaggattccgaggtgacTATAAATTGTTAATTACCTTAACCTGATTAGGATTGACCTCAATCCCGCGATGAGTAATCATATAACTTAGAAATTTACCTGATCCCACGCCAAAGGAACATTTAGAAGCATTAAGGTGCAACTTGTGTTTCCTTAAGATCTCAAAGATATTCCCCAGGTCTCGAACATGCTTAGACATCATCTTATTCTTCATtaccatgtcatctacataaacctcaaTATTTTTAACCTAGTTGTGGCTCGAACATCTTggtcgtcatcatcctttgataggtagcccctgcgttctttaaaccaaagggcatcactttgtagtgaTAATTTCCTATAGGAGTGACAAATGCTGTTTTCTCTTGATCGTCGAAGGCTAGGGGCATCTGATGATATCCTTGGAAGGCatctagaaaactcatccgaggatgcccaacagtgaCATCTACCAATTAatctatacgaggcattggAAAGGGGTCTTTGAGACaagttttgttcaaatttgtgaagtctacacatactcactattttccattcttctttttcaccaccactgtattagccaaccattcagggtaaaATACTTCCCTGATAGCCCCTGCTTGCTTAAGCTTGAGCTTgatcacctcctccttgacaaCCCTTAGAATGCTCTTAAGATGATCGTCGAGGTGGTTGTTTCCTTGGTATGACAGTTGGGCTGatattcaaatgatggcaaatgaagctcggatccacCCTCAAGGCCTCATTAGCATTCGAAGCAAACACATCAATGTTTTCCTTAAGAAACATCATTAACTCGTCCTTCTCCTAAGGAGGCAGTTAAACTCTGACCTGAAAGTACTTCTTCTTATCATTACTTATAACAACCTTGTCTAACCCTTCACACTCTACCTCCCCCACTAGATCCTCAGATAACACCGGCTCCTTTGATTGCTACAAACTTTGCTCATTTGATGTCGAAGACTCTTTTTCAGCTTGATGCCTAATTGCAGCCACTAAGCACTGTCTAGCCATAGACTGGCTCCCTACAAGCTCTTCAACTTGGTCACTAGATGGATACTTCACCTTCAAGTGTAAGGTAGATGATACAgcccccatggcatgaagcTAGGGTCTTGCCATTATGGCCTTGTAGGGAAAATACGCATTCACCACTATGAAGTTGACCTCCACCACCTCTAACCCAGTTTGCACTCGTAGTTTAATCTACCCCATTAGTATAACCACATTTTCGTCAAAACCTACCAGGAGTGAATCATAATTAGTTAAATCCCCAAGCTTCAGCTCTAACCCTTTATACAATTCAGGGTACATAATTTCTGtcccactgccttgatcaaccaaTACTTGCCTCACATCATATTCCCCTGTTCTGACAGTAACCACCaatgcatcatcatgtggctgcAAGGTACTAGCTTTATCCTCATCAAAGAAACTCAGCGCTGGTCGTACCTCCATCCTACTCTTCTTAGGTTCAGGGTAGGATGCCCCTACAAGTGGCTGGGTTACAGACAATACCCTAGAGTGGTAAGAACCAACTCTTCCTGGGGCAGCAAGAATACATTAATTGTACCTAGAGGTGGTTTTGAAGAAGCATCCCTCTGAGATCCCGATCCTGCCTGGCCCCCCTACTCGTTGGGATGATAAAGGAATTGTTTTAACTTGCCACCTTGGACTAACTGCTCCAGGTGCCCCCATAGAGTTCAACAATCCTCAGTAGTATGTCCCGCTCTTAGTGGTACTAACAATAAAGGCGTTGGTTGCGCCTTGTGGGGTCTCCTCCCATTTTATTCGGCCATTGAAAAAAGGgtttattcttgattttttccaagatttgatgcactggttctcgaaaCAACACATTAACCGCTTGTGGCGCAGCCGTAGCCCCAGACTGCCCAAAAAAATCCCGCCAAGGACGATTATTGTTGTACTTATTCGACTTGAAGTCTCTCCTATCTTGAGAGACCACCTTCGCTTTGCCTTTACCTAACCGTTGGTCATCCTCTACTCGTTTATACTTATCAATGCGATCTATGAGCTGAAGTACATTATTAGCCAGTTTCCCTATTAACGATTTCCTCAGACCGTGCTCGGCAGGCAGGCCGACCTTAAAAGTTCTTATGGCCATGTCATCAAAGTCCCCATCGATCAtgttgaacatctcccagtatttGTCTAAATACGTTTTTAGGGTCTCCCCCTCTCGCATAGTCATAGATAGCAGAGAATCCAAGGGCCAAGGAACCTTGTTGCACGTAAAAAAAGCGAGATCCAAATGCCCTGGTGAGTTCCTTGAAGGAACCAATAGAACCTACCCCCAAACGTTAAACCACCTCATGGCCACGGGTCCCAAACTAGATGAGAATACCTTGCACACCAAAGTCTCATTCTTGGAGTGTACAGCCATCATCTGGttgaaatggctcacatgctctACAGGGTCTGTTCGACCATTGTACATGGTGAATGTTGGTTGAGTGAATCGCCAGGGAAGCCTTCCTCCATCAATTCTACGCTTGAAGGGTGATTTAGAAATCTAGTTCAACAATCTACTCATAGCGTCATTCCCCAGCCTTCTGCAAGATGAATTCCTATTCCTGCGGTCATAAGGGTTGTCCTTCTCATACGAGAATAATTCACTAGGGGTAGTCCTTGACCTAGGCCTATAATTGCTATCCCCACCATCATCAGAAGAAGGGTAAAAAATGAAGGAGTTCGCTTCCGTCGTTAGTGATGCAACTTTCTCCTCAAATAATCAATCTTCAACTGCATGGCtttggcattttctttatgagaaACACGGTTCCCGCCTTGTGACGGACTCCTGCTAGTATGGGTGGTGTGTACACTCCCTTCCCGGTCCCTACTTCATTCAAGATTTAGGAAGTGATCTTGACGTTGAGACCCCATAAGCTCCGCTTGGTGCAGACCTGATAATGTTAAACTCACTAAAACACAAGGTTTCCTATAAATGGCACCAATTGTAAGGTCATaatttgcacctaagcccaaaagaggGAAGGGAATAGGACCAAAgagtccaatacaatgaatttgtagagagtgagttgAAATTTTCTAATGAGTTGTATATCAATTGTAGTGGGCCAATAAGACCATAGAACAAAGATGAAGCAGTTTTGTATAATGAAAATTGTCCTCGGATTCAATCCAAGGAGGCTAGTACTTCTATATATCTCACTTAATGacagattacaaatattgttttttagtttatagtgtttttctcttcttcttctctgatcCTCCATCCTGAGTGTCTCCTCTCCTTTTTATACTATCCTCCCTCCTTTCTCTAGCCttcacgtatggatcagattgttGGTTtggatatttgtcccatcagcaccttcttaAAGCTTTTggaagtagctgtaaggctgaacacTGCTGCTCAtgcatcacttcctcattaatgcggttagAGAGtcagctgcagagcattcaatgcggtcgtagcagctttatcttagatatttcatagcccTTCCTTGTCCTGTATTCTCATGATGTATATCCGTACCTATAGGATCTCCTAGAACGTTACTTTTGGGTGGCAAACCGCACCTTCCGACCTCGACTTTGCTTAGCCGAGGAAGTATCCCCCTCGAACCATCTTCTCAGATAATCTTGATCAGACTTTACCTCTTTACTTACCAACACGGATTCTTAAAAAGATATTTTCCCGTCCTCAGACTACTTAATATCCTCAGATTGGGCCTCTGGCCCAATAGATACATAGATATGTACTCTTGGGCCTATCACCCCTACACAcataaaagtgaaaaatattatacacatttgcaaaaagtgataaatattgtacacatttacaaaaaatagtaataacgtacgtaaaaaaaaaaaaagacacatttACCACATTTTCAAGTTGTAAACatataaagttgtatttttcATTTGGTTTAGCTAACGAGGTCAAGTCAACCAATAATCacaaacttgaaaattttcaaccaCATACAAATATGATTAAGGCAAAAATGtacttttggtccttacattttggacCAATTCTTGTTTTGGTCCCTACTTTTTTGAAGTACCTATAgtaattattgaaaattgaaaatcattGCCATTTTAGTCCTTACTGTCATCTTAGTAATGAAAATTGTTTACGTGACATATAGAGTGCATAGTAGGGAcgatagggactaaaatggtCATGATTTACCATTATATGCATGCCTAGGGGTGTTCAAGTTGCAGTGCGGTTTTGGGCTATTTTTAGCATTGCATTTTACGTGCGATTTAGGCAAAATCATAACCGCACGACACCTTATTTTTCAGATTAAATGTGCGGTGTATTTTAGAGTTTAGCTAAAACTATAACTGCATCTTACTTCGTTTTTACGGTTACATGTGCGGTGCGGTATATAAGATGCGGTTTGAAGtcgatatattttttaaaatttgggttttttcctGCCCTGCCCAAAACTgattttccctttgttttgggtcaagttttaaactattaactagttttttctttattttgggctggTTTTCCTAATCAATACTTGCTAGGgttcttaaacatttttttttttgaaaattagggttattaaacttttaataatttatttcatattaaaaaaaataaatatattaatatatagagagggtgcGACGCATTGTTACTTGTTGTGTGGTGCGGTTATGCCATTTTGCGGACGGTTTTGGTATGGTTAGTGAACACTCCTATGCAAATTGTTTGCATGTAAACAATTTTTGATACTGAGATGACGGTAAGGACTAAAATCGTAATGGTTATCGATTTTTAGGGATCAACATAAGCACTTCAAAAAAGTAGAGACTAAAATGAATATTGGCTTAAAATATAGAGATTAGCATGAATATtgacccaaaatatagggactaaaagttcATTTTTACCATTGATTAATTAAGTAATTGCACTCCCAAACATTCAATTATGAGTTAtcctcccttaaaaaaaaaatgttaaagagTTATCCAACCAAAAAGAGTAAAgaattctctctcaaaaaaaaaaaaaaaaaaaaagagagtaaagaaagacCATAAAACCTCCTATTTCCAAATAAGTCTCCTCCGTCTCCTAAAAAGTTGTTTGGTAGTgtattttaaactataatttttaatatttaaacaacattatatatatttttatatacatttttacttacacattttttttttaaatagaaacaatattattagtacAAGGTTGGGAAAGATTCCAACACAACTCTAATGAAGTCTAAAGTGTAGTCTAAACTACGTGCAGGAACATTCCAGAACCCCTCTGCCCCTCTATTCACCCCTCACTAGAACTCTCTCgttcctttctcttcttttatataagctctctctctctctctctctctctctctctttctctcgcAAATCTCAATTACATCCAAACCCCTCCTTCATCGCCAAAGCTCTAATCTTTCATCGCTTTCTCGATTCATGGCTGAagaagccaaagccaaaggcaACGCGGCGTTCTCCGCCGGCGACTTCCCCACCGCCATCCGCCACTTCTCCGAAGCAATCGATCTCGCTCCGACCAACCACGTCCTCTACTCCAACCGATCCGCCGCCTACGCTTCTCTCAACAAGTACGCTGAGGCCTTGACCGATGCTAAGAAGACCGTAGAGCTCAAAACCGACTGGTCCAAGGGTTATAGCCGACTCGGCGCGGCTCATCTCGGCTTGGCTCACTACGACGATGCCGTTTCAGCTTACAAGAAAGGCCTCGAATACGACCCTAACAACGAGGCTCTCAAATCCGGCTTGGCCGATGCTCAGGCCTCGGTTTCTCGGTCCCGCGCCGGTCCTCCGCCGCCGGGAAACAATCTCTTCGGCGATGCTTTCTCCGGTCCGGAGATGTGGGCTAAGCTGACTGCGGATCCATCTACTAGGGCTTACCTTCAACAGCCTGATTTCGTGAAGATGATGCAGGAGATCCAGAAAAACCCTAGCAATCTCAACCTTTACCTCAAGGACCAGAGGGTTATGCAAGCCCTAGGGGTTTTGCTTAATCTCAAATTCCGTACGCCTACTTCTGAGGACACGGAGATGCCGGAGTCTTCTCCGTCTCCTTCCTCTCCGCCGGAGAGGAAGAGAGCTGCGGAGCCCGAGCCTGTGAAGGTTCCTGAGCCCGAACCCGAGCCTGAGCCGATGGACCTGAcggaggaggagagggagaagAAGGAGAGGAAGGCGCAGGCGGTGAGTGAGAAGGAATTGGGGAATGCTGCGTATAAGAAGAAGGATTTCGATACGGCCATCGCGCATTATACCAAGGCCATGGAGTTGGATGATGAGGACATTTCATATCTCATGAATCGAGCTGCTACTTATCTCGAAATGGGTCAGGTATCACAATTGAGACAATACCTCTtttatcaaataatttattGCTTGCCTTTTGATTTTGACTGTTACAATTTAGTTTCTATTGGTGTAGTTGACTATTGCACTTGTGGGaattcttaatttgtttttcgATTTTGTGTTTCATGTGAAATGCCTTTTCTGTCACCATACTTGTTTTGGTCTCTGTTTTCACTATATCTTATGTTTAAAACCTTAATGggcaacataaaaaaaaagcccTGAATTCGCAATATTCCATATTTCGGGTTTTAGTTTAATGAGCTGAGGTTCATGTGGATGTGTTATTGAATTATGCTTTATCAATTCATTGCAACAATAGTGGACTATCATTTGGATATACtgattttctttactttttgaTTTGATTCACTGGCTATAAAATGATAGGCACTGGAGCAAAGCCTTACCCACTAGTATATAAACATGTAAATGTAATCCTGTTATAAGAAGGAAATATGACTCTGTAATTGAGTGATTAgggaatttttaaattttcatgtaGATTTGTCTCATGAACCTTTAGTTTTAGCCTAGAGATAGAACAGCATCAGTAGGAAGTCGttcattcttttgtttgtttgtttgcttgcctCAAACTGCTTTTTGTGCAAATTTGTGGGGCATACCTTTGGCACCTTAAGTTAAATTTCAGCACCTAAAATGGTCCTAGCAATTGCCTCCACTATTCTTATTGCTGTCCATTGTACACGTTGATTCTGAAACGTGAACTGTGACCATTTTCCTTCCTGTTATAGTTTGACACATACGGTATGCACAACAAATATTTGGACTGTTTACTTGGCTTTATTAAACTGTCTGGTACTCACATTTATTTCTTTCTAACTTTATTGTTATTTCAGTACGAGGATTGTATCAAAGACTGTGATAAGGCTGTTGAAAGGGGAAGAGAGCTTAGGTCAGACTTTAAAATGATAGCAAAAGCTTTGACCAGGAAGGGAAATGCCCTGGTGAAAATGGCAAAAACCTCAAAGGACTATGAACCTGCTATTGAGAGTTTCCAGAAGGCTCTCACTGAGCACCGCAACCCAGACACATTGAAGAAACTTAATGATGCTGAAAAAGCAAAGAAGGAACTAGAGCAGCAAGAGTACTTTGATCCAAAAGTAGCTGATGAGGAACGTGAGAAAGGTATCCCTTCTAGAACACTTCACCGATTGTTTTATACCTCATGTTGTGCTTTGTATCTCTTGATATATTTGTCAGTCCTACTCCTACAAATGGTTTCATCATGCTTTATGTTTGTGTCTTTTGATTAACTCATTTCGCACTTATTTAATTTGTATCGCATTATATTTATTCCTCTTGAATAGCAACCCTGGACTAGCTCTGAATCAATAGCACTTCCAGACTTcctataattttgaaaatgccATTCTTGACCTCTATTATGTGGGGTCCATATATTGTGTATTATTGTGTCTAAAATATAAGGTTTTTTGTGATAGCATTGCTGCACATTCTTGAAAACTTCTAAGAATTTCTTCATGTCTATCTCTTGCTTGACTGCTTATCTATGGTGCATGTAGGCAATGAGTATTTCAAGCAGCAGAAATATCCAGAGGCTATTAAGCATTACACAGAGTCCTTGAAAAGGAACCCAAAAGATCCAAGGGTAAAAATCCTCTGACACTCCTTTATTTGTGTTGCCAAAGTATGTTCAAGTGTTCTGTCTCAAGAAGAGTAAATGCGATGGATCACCTTTTGATACGCTTGCTGTCTTGCAGGCATATAGCAATAGAGCTGCATGCTACACAAAACTTGGGGCTTTACCTGAGGGATTGAAGGATGCAGAAAAGTGCATTGAGCTTGA
Coding sequences within:
- the LOC142612975 gene encoding hsp70-Hsp90 organizing protein 3-like → MAEEAKAKGNAAFSAGDFPTAIRHFSEAIDLAPTNHVLYSNRSAAYASLNKYAEALTDAKKTVELKTDWSKGYSRLGAAHLGLAHYDDAVSAYKKGLEYDPNNEALKSGLADAQASVSRSRAGPPPPGNNLFGDAFSGPEMWAKLTADPSTRAYLQQPDFVKMMQEIQKNPSNLNLYLKDQRVMQALGVLLNLKFRTPTSEDTEMPESSPSPSSPPERKRAAEPEPVKVPEPEPEPEPMDLTEEEREKKERKAQAVSEKELGNAAYKKKDFDTAIAHYTKAMELDDEDISYLMNRAATYLEMGQYEDCIKDCDKAVERGRELRSDFKMIAKALTRKGNALVKMAKTSKDYEPAIESFQKALTEHRNPDTLKKLNDAEKAKKELEQQEYFDPKVADEEREKGNEYFKQQKYPEAIKHYTESLKRNPKDPRAYSNRAACYTKLGALPEGLKDAEKCIELDPTFSKGYNRKGAVQFFMKEYDKALETYQEGLKHDPNNQELLDGVKRCVEQINKASRGDLTPDELKERQAKGMQDPEVQNILQDPVMRQVLIDFQENPKAAQEHTKNPMVMNKIQKLVSAGIVQIR